A genomic window from Serratia liquefaciens includes:
- the selA gene encoding L-seryl-tRNA(Sec) selenium transferase has translation MSTESQLLYSQLPAIDRLLRDPAIEPLVTQHGQTLIGELLRQLQLQARETIKHHQRLPDWCGDWAQALSAGLEQWQRPALAPVFNLSGTVLHTNLGRALLAQPVIEAVTDSMSAAVTLEYDLDGAGRGHRDRAVADLLCQLTGAEDACIVNNNAAAVLLMLAAIAPGKQVVVSRGELVEIGGAFRIPDVMRQAGCQLVEVGTTNRTHLKDYRNAINEQTGLLMKVHTSNYSIQGFTAAVEEAELAQLGAEHGLPTATDLGSGSLIDMAQYGLPAEPMPQRLLAAGVDLVTFSGDKLLGGPQAGIIVGKKALIARLQQHPLKRALRVGKLTLAALEATLRLYQQPELLAQRLPTLRLLTRPQQAMQDSAERLLQALAPQFAGHFQLRTEPCWSQIGSGSLPVDRLPSYALTFAPLDGRGATLEALAERWRRLPQPVIGRINDGRLWLDLRCLEQEDALIEALSA, from the coding sequence ATGAGCACTGAATCCCAGCTTCTTTACAGCCAGTTACCCGCCATCGATCGCCTGCTGCGCGATCCCGCTATCGAACCGCTGGTGACGCAGCACGGACAAACGCTGATTGGCGAGTTACTGCGTCAATTGCAACTGCAGGCGCGTGAAACCATTAAGCACCATCAAAGGTTACCCGACTGGTGCGGCGACTGGGCACAGGCGCTCAGCGCGGGGCTGGAGCAATGGCAGCGCCCGGCATTGGCGCCGGTATTCAACCTCAGCGGCACCGTGCTGCACACCAACCTTGGCCGGGCCCTGCTGGCGCAGCCGGTGATAGAGGCGGTGACAGATTCCATGAGTGCGGCGGTGACGCTGGAATACGATCTGGACGGTGCCGGCCGTGGGCACCGCGATCGCGCGGTGGCGGATTTATTGTGCCAACTGACCGGTGCGGAAGACGCCTGCATCGTCAACAACAATGCGGCTGCGGTGTTGCTGATGTTGGCGGCGATCGCCCCCGGCAAGCAGGTGGTGGTATCGCGTGGCGAACTGGTGGAAATTGGCGGTGCGTTTCGTATTCCCGACGTCATGCGCCAGGCCGGTTGCCAACTGGTCGAGGTCGGTACGACCAACCGCACCCACCTGAAAGATTACCGCAACGCGATTAACGAACAGACCGGGCTGCTGATGAAGGTGCATACCAGCAATTACAGCATCCAGGGCTTTACCGCCGCGGTGGAGGAAGCCGAACTGGCGCAGCTCGGCGCAGAGCATGGCCTGCCGACCGCCACCGATCTGGGCAGCGGCTCGTTGATTGATATGGCGCAATATGGTCTGCCGGCAGAACCCATGCCGCAGCGATTGCTGGCCGCCGGGGTAGATTTGGTGACGTTCTCCGGCGACAAGCTGCTCGGCGGCCCGCAGGCCGGCATCATCGTCGGCAAAAAGGCGCTGATCGCCCGGCTGCAGCAACACCCTCTGAAGCGTGCGCTGCGCGTTGGCAAACTGACGTTGGCGGCGCTGGAAGCGACCTTGCGACTTTATCAACAGCCCGAACTGTTGGCACAACGGCTGCCGACGCTGCGGCTATTGACCCGCCCGCAGCAGGCGATGCAGGACTCTGCCGAACGCCTGTTGCAGGCGCTGGCGCCGCAGTTTGCCGGGCATTTCCAACTGCGCACCGAACCCTGCTGGTCGCAGATTGGCAGCGGTTCATTGCCGGTCGATCGGCTGCCCAGCTATGCCTTGACCTTTGCGCCGCTCGATGGCCGTGGCGCAACGCTGGAAGCGCTGGCAGAGCGCTGGCGTCGGCTGCCGCAGCCGGTGATAGGCCGAATTAACGACGGCAGGCTGTGGCTCGATCTGCGCTGCCTGGAGCAGGAAGACGCGCTGATTGAGGCCCTGAGCGCATGA
- the selB gene encoding selenocysteine-specific translation elongation factor produces the protein MIIATAGHVDHGKTTLLQAISGINADRLPEEKRRGMTIDLGYAYWPQPDGRVLGFIDVPGHEKFLANMLAGVGGIDHALLVVACDDGVMAQTREHLAILRLSGRPALTVALTKADRVDEARVEEVRQQLDEELRRQGWPQAPVFVTAAPQSQGIDALRAHLLALQPDEHAVTRRFRLAVDRAFSVKGAGLVVTGTALGGQVAVGDTLWLTGADAPVRVRGLHAQNQPAEQAQAGQRIALNISGDVSKEQVARGDWLLAQKPAIAAERILVALDKDLPIKHWQPLHLHHAASHITGRVSLLSDGLAELILDRPLWLAENDRLVLRDIGARQTLGGARVLSLTTPKRGKRQPEYLAWLTALAQADDDSQVLALHLPKGALDLAAFAWARQLTEKPLAALLASHELLIAGDRALAQENAQLDQQRLLQVLAEYHQQHADQLGLGRARLRRMAVPQLSEPLAFMMIDRLLAAGLLSNTRGWLHLPEHGLAFSAEEQILWARIEPLFGDEAWWVRDLAAELGEDEAQVRTTLRKAAQLGHVTAVVVDRYYLSQRIEQFAALIRELDETQGSANAADFRDRLGVGRKLAIQVLEFFDRSGFTRRKGNQHLLRDGGLFKM, from the coding sequence ATGATTATTGCTACTGCCGGCCATGTCGATCATGGCAAAACCACCCTGCTGCAAGCGATCTCCGGGATCAATGCGGATCGCCTGCCGGAAGAGAAACGCCGTGGCATGACCATAGATCTGGGTTATGCCTACTGGCCGCAACCCGATGGCCGGGTGCTGGGCTTTATCGACGTGCCGGGACACGAGAAATTCCTCGCCAATATGCTGGCGGGCGTTGGCGGCATTGACCATGCCTTGCTGGTGGTGGCTTGCGATGATGGCGTCATGGCGCAAACCCGCGAGCACCTGGCGATATTGCGATTGAGCGGGCGTCCGGCGCTGACGGTGGCCTTGACCAAAGCCGATCGGGTGGATGAAGCGCGTGTCGAAGAGGTTCGACAGCAGCTTGACGAGGAGCTGAGGCGCCAGGGTTGGCCACAGGCACCGGTGTTTGTCACCGCCGCGCCTCAGTCGCAGGGGATCGACGCACTGCGCGCACATCTACTGGCGTTGCAGCCTGACGAACATGCGGTAACGCGCCGCTTCCGCCTGGCGGTCGATCGCGCGTTCAGCGTGAAAGGCGCCGGTCTGGTGGTAACCGGTACCGCGTTGGGGGGACAGGTTGCGGTGGGCGATACGCTGTGGCTGACCGGCGCTGACGCGCCGGTGCGGGTGCGCGGTTTGCACGCCCAAAACCAACCGGCTGAGCAAGCGCAGGCTGGGCAGCGCATTGCGCTGAATATTAGCGGTGACGTCAGCAAAGAGCAGGTCGCCCGCGGCGATTGGTTGCTGGCGCAAAAGCCGGCGATCGCCGCCGAACGAATTCTGGTGGCGTTAGATAAGGATTTGCCGATAAAGCACTGGCAGCCGCTGCATTTGCATCATGCTGCCAGCCATATCACCGGACGTGTTTCGTTGCTCAGTGATGGGCTGGCAGAACTGATCCTCGACCGTCCGCTATGGCTGGCCGAAAACGACCGGCTGGTGCTGCGCGATATTGGCGCACGCCAAACCCTGGGCGGCGCAAGGGTGCTGAGCTTGACGACGCCCAAACGCGGTAAGCGCCAACCCGAGTATTTGGCCTGGCTGACGGCGTTGGCGCAGGCCGACGATGACAGTCAGGTGCTGGCGCTGCATTTGCCCAAGGGCGCGCTGGATCTGGCGGCCTTTGCCTGGGCGCGACAACTGACCGAGAAACCGCTGGCGGCGTTGTTGGCGAGTCATGAGTTGCTGATTGCCGGCGATAGGGCATTGGCGCAGGAGAATGCACAGCTGGATCAGCAGCGCCTGCTGCAGGTGTTGGCCGAGTATCACCAGCAGCATGCCGATCAGCTCGGCCTGGGGCGTGCACGGCTGCGGCGCATGGCGGTGCCGCAACTGTCTGAGCCATTGGCATTTATGATGATCGATCGGCTGCTGGCTGCCGGTTTACTCAGCAATACGCGCGGGTGGCTGCACCTGCCGGAGCACGGTTTGGCGTTCAGCGCCGAAGAGCAAATCCTGTGGGCCCGTATTGAACCGCTTTTCGGCGACGAAGCCTGGTGGGTGCGCGATCTGGCTGCTGAATTGGGCGAGGATGAGGCACAGGTGAGGACCACGCTGCGTAAAGCCGCTCAGTTGGGCCATGTCACGGCAGTGGTGGTGGATCGTTACTATCTTAGCCAACGGATAGAACAATTCGCCGCGTTGATCCGTGAATTGGATGAAACGCAGGGCAGCGCCAACGCTGCCGATTTTCGTGACCGGCTCGGCGTGGGCCGTAAACTGGCCATTCAGGTGCTGGAATTTTTCGACCGCAGCGGATTCACCCGCCGCAAGGGTAACCAACACCTGCTGCGCGACGGCGGGTTGTTTAAAATGTGA
- a CDS encoding GlxA family transcriptional regulator, translating to MPQAVYFLMLPNALSLDVSGPAETLRLAGVFSLHYISPLPQITCSIGMTLSQLQPLPARLEDGAILVVPGSRDSRSDFDHQAAAQARHWLATLQPDLQQQRITLVCICSGALLAAQAGLLNGYQCTTHHEVIERMRQQAPAAQVKENRIFVEDRNLYTSAGITAGIDLALHLINRQCGAIRAMEIAREMVVYFRRSGDDPQLSPWLRYRNHLHPAVHRAQDVMAAEPEAEWSVPQVAEKAHVSSRHLARLFRSHVGISVREYHEQLRLAVAQQRLQQGYGLEKAALAAGFSSGRQLRRAQQRGSTAL from the coding sequence ATGCCGCAGGCCGTCTACTTTTTGATGCTGCCCAACGCGCTGTCGCTGGACGTCAGCGGCCCGGCCGAGACCCTGCGTTTGGCCGGGGTATTCAGCCTGCACTACATCAGCCCGCTGCCACAGATCACCTGTTCGATTGGCATGACGTTGAGCCAGCTGCAGCCGCTGCCTGCCCGGCTGGAAGACGGCGCTATTTTGGTGGTGCCGGGTTCACGCGATTCGCGCAGCGATTTCGACCATCAGGCGGCCGCACAGGCCCGCCACTGGCTGGCGACGCTGCAACCCGATTTGCAGCAGCAGCGCATCACGCTGGTCTGTATCTGCTCCGGCGCCCTGCTGGCGGCACAGGCCGGTCTGCTCAACGGCTACCAGTGCACCACCCACCATGAGGTGATCGAACGCATGCGTCAGCAGGCCCCGGCCGCGCAGGTGAAAGAGAACCGTATCTTTGTTGAAGACCGCAACCTGTATACCAGCGCCGGCATTACCGCCGGTATAGATCTGGCGCTGCATTTGATTAACCGTCAATGCGGTGCAATACGCGCAATGGAGATTGCCCGCGAAATGGTGGTGTATTTTCGCCGTTCCGGCGATGACCCGCAGCTCTCCCCCTGGCTGCGTTACCGCAACCATCTGCACCCGGCGGTGCACCGTGCGCAAGACGTGATGGCCGCCGAACCCGAGGCCGAGTGGTCGGTGCCGCAGGTGGCGGAAAAGGCCCATGTCAGCAGCCGCCATTTGGCCAGGCTGTTCCGTAGCCATGTCGGCATCAGCGTGCGTGAATACCATGAACAGCTGCGGCTGGCGGTGGCGCAGCAGCGGCTGCAACAGGGCTATGGGCTGGAAAAAGCAGCGCTGGCGGCGGGGTTTTCCTCCGGTCGTCAACTGCGACGTGCCCAGCAGCGCGGCTCAACCGCGTTATGA
- a CDS encoding MFS transporter, translating to MKTTLPPAARLGRQALLFPLCLVLFEFATYIANDMIQPGMLAVVADFNAGEEWVPTSMTAYLAGGIFLQWLLGPLSDRRGRRPVMLAGVAFFIVACLAILLVTSIEQFIFMRFLQGIGLCFIGAVGYATIQESFEESVCIKITALMANVALIAPLLGPLAGAALIHVAPWQSMFVLFAALAAFAFYGLWKAMPETASLQGEKFSAANLWRDYRQVLSNRRFICGALAIGFASLPLLAWIAQSPVILISGESLSTLDYGLLQIPVFGALILGNLTLARLTGKNSVPRLIKLGAGPMMVGLLIAALATIFSSHAYLWMTAGLSLYAYGIGLANAGLYRLTLFSSNVSKGTVSATMGMLSMMVFTVGIELAKVAYVWGGSGLFNLFNLLSGLCWLALVALFLSKRRSGDATPTATTSM from the coding sequence ATGAAAACAACGTTACCACCTGCGGCTCGCTTGGGTCGACAGGCGCTTTTATTCCCACTTTGTCTGGTGCTGTTCGAGTTCGCTACCTATATCGCCAACGATATGATCCAGCCTGGCATGTTGGCAGTAGTGGCCGATTTCAACGCCGGTGAAGAGTGGGTGCCAACCTCAATGACCGCTTATCTGGCCGGCGGTATTTTCCTGCAATGGCTGCTGGGGCCATTGTCGGATCGTCGCGGACGTCGCCCGGTCATGCTGGCCGGCGTGGCGTTCTTTATCGTCGCCTGCCTGGCCATTTTGCTGGTGACCAGCATCGAACAGTTTATCTTTATGCGGTTCCTGCAGGGGATTGGCCTGTGCTTTATCGGCGCCGTGGGTTACGCCACCATCCAGGAGTCGTTTGAAGAGTCGGTGTGCATCAAAATCACCGCGCTGATGGCCAACGTGGCGCTGATCGCCCCGCTGCTCGGGCCCTTGGCCGGTGCAGCGCTGATCCACGTCGCGCCGTGGCAGAGCATGTTCGTGCTGTTCGCCGCGCTGGCGGCGTTTGCCTTTTATGGCCTGTGGAAAGCGATGCCGGAAACGGCCTCGCTGCAAGGTGAGAAATTCTCGGCTGCCAACCTGTGGCGCGACTATCGTCAGGTACTGTCCAACCGTCGCTTTATCTGCGGCGCATTGGCCATCGGTTTTGCCAGCCTGCCGCTGCTGGCCTGGATTGCCCAATCGCCGGTGATCCTGATCAGCGGCGAATCGCTGTCGACGCTGGATTACGGTCTGCTGCAAATTCCGGTGTTCGGCGCGCTGATCCTCGGCAACCTGACGCTGGCACGTCTGACCGGCAAGAACAGCGTACCTCGCCTGATCAAATTGGGTGCAGGGCCGATGATGGTGGGTCTGCTGATCGCGGCGCTGGCGACGATATTCTCCAGCCATGCCTACCTGTGGATGACCGCGGGTCTCAGCCTGTATGCCTACGGTATCGGGCTGGCCAACGCCGGGCTGTACCGTTTGACGCTGTTCTCGAGCAACGTCAGCAAAGGCACGGTCTCCGCCACCATGGGCATGTTGAGCATGATGGTGTTCACCGTCGGTATCGAGCTGGCAAAAGTGGCTTACGTGTGGGGCGGCAGCGGGCTGTTCAATCTGTTCAACCTGCTCAGTGGCCTGTGCTGGCTGGCACTGGTGGCGCTGTTCCTCAGCAAACGCCGCAGCGGCGACGCGACGCCGACGGCAACGACAAGCATGTAA
- the darG gene encoding macro domain-containing protein: MIRFTQGNLLDAPVEALVNTVNTVGVMGKGIALMFKERFPANMNAYAAACKAETVQTGKMFVTDTGELMGPRWIINFPTKQHWRSPSKLEWIIEGLRDLRLIIIQNKIASIAIPPLGAGHGGLSWPVVRDAITQELSDLPQVDIIIYEPIEKYQNVAKKVGVEKLTPARALIAELVRRYWVLGMECSLLEIQKLAWFLERTITAQQVENPLSLQFKAQNYGPYADRLRHLLNGLDGSYLQCEKRLGDAKPLDIIWFNDAKRDVVLAYLKSEAKAWLPALQKTTELIDGFESPYGLELLSTIDWLVYQEHISADEESLAEGLRHWPAGERWAQRKVGLFDKTAINMALTRLQTLYPPHA; the protein is encoded by the coding sequence ATGATTCGTTTTACACAAGGTAACCTGTTGGATGCGCCCGTAGAGGCGCTGGTCAATACTGTTAATACCGTCGGGGTCATGGGTAAAGGTATTGCCCTGATGTTCAAAGAACGTTTCCCTGCCAATATGAATGCCTATGCAGCGGCATGTAAGGCCGAGACGGTGCAAACGGGTAAAATGTTTGTTACTGATACCGGGGAACTAATGGGACCGCGTTGGATTATTAATTTTCCAACTAAACAACATTGGCGCAGTCCGTCTAAATTAGAGTGGATTATTGAAGGGTTACGCGATCTACGCCTTATCATCATCCAAAATAAGATTGCTTCAATTGCTATCCCGCCGCTTGGGGCCGGGCATGGTGGATTAAGTTGGCCTGTGGTTCGCGATGCGATTACCCAAGAGCTCAGCGATCTGCCTCAGGTGGATATTATTATTTATGAACCCATTGAAAAGTATCAAAATGTCGCAAAAAAAGTGGGTGTTGAAAAACTAACCCCAGCTCGAGCATTGATCGCTGAGTTAGTCCGTCGCTATTGGGTCTTGGGGATGGAGTGCAGTTTATTGGAAATACAAAAGCTGGCGTGGTTCCTGGAGCGCACAATCACCGCTCAACAAGTTGAAAACCCTTTGAGTCTCCAGTTTAAAGCTCAGAACTATGGCCCTTATGCGGACAGATTGCGTCATTTGCTAAATGGGTTGGATGGAAGCTATTTGCAGTGCGAGAAACGTCTGGGTGACGCAAAGCCTTTGGATATTATCTGGTTTAATGATGCCAAGCGTGATGTGGTTCTCGCTTATCTCAAAAGCGAAGCTAAAGCCTGGTTACCTGCGTTGCAGAAAACAACGGAGTTGATTGATGGTTTTGAATCACCTTATGGATTGGAACTGCTCTCGACAATTGATTGGTTAGTCTACCAGGAACATATTTCTGCTGATGAGGAGTCGCTGGCGGAAGGTCTTCGTCACTGGCCAGCAGGCGAACGTTGGGCACAACGGAAGGTAGGGTTATTCGATAAAACGGCAATAAATATGGCGTTAACCCGCTTACAAACATTATATCCCCCTCATGCTTGA
- a CDS encoding cysteine hydrolase family protein has protein sequence MSQSALLIIDVQQSFQHRPFWQEEDLPAFQQALTRLIQGCRRQGVALVDVFHVSPEGPFSLASGWVKPLPFLTHQADVTVHKQVHNALTESGLDAWLRQRDIDHLIISGIRTEQCCETTTRVASDLGYRVTFVTEATMTFPMQHPNGEVFTTEQLKRHTETVLVDRFAQLASVDAVLAQLSQE, from the coding sequence ATGTCACAGAGCGCGTTATTGATCATCGATGTTCAACAATCATTCCAGCATCGCCCATTCTGGCAGGAAGAAGATCTGCCCGCTTTCCAGCAGGCACTGACACGGCTGATCCAAGGCTGTCGTCGGCAGGGCGTAGCCCTGGTTGATGTTTTCCACGTCTCACCGGAGGGGCCGTTTTCCCTGGCATCCGGCTGGGTAAAACCGCTGCCGTTCCTCACCCATCAGGCAGACGTCACCGTTCATAAACAGGTGCACAATGCACTGACCGAATCCGGTCTGGACGCCTGGCTGCGCCAACGGGATATCGATCACTTGATTATCTCCGGCATCCGCACCGAACAGTGCTGCGAAACCACCACCCGGGTGGCGTCCGATCTCGGCTATCGAGTGACTTTCGTCACCGAGGCCACGATGACTTTCCCGATGCAGCATCCCAATGGAGAAGTCTTTACCACCGAACAGCTCAAGCGGCATACTGAGACGGTGCTGGTCGACCGCTTCGCCCAGCTCGCCAGCGTGGATGCCGTGCTGGCGCAACTCTCACAGGAGTAA
- a CDS encoding acyltransferase — protein MSNKIGWIDNLRAVACMMVVVIHATTYYVTSGVAVGEHNWDIANVLNSLSRVSVPLFFMISGYLFFGEKSAGKKHFIRIGCCIAFYSAVALIYIAAFTKIGFWPSLRGILLKPVFYHLWFFYAIAVIYLLSPLINVKPVSRRYLAGVLVILAVIANPNTGPLTLGNAHLLPVNLYIYGDTFYYLLYALAGRAIGMMETQGRGVSWLAALGFVASVALIIQGTKSQMFINGNFADTYYIYCGPLVFIAAVALVVWFKNCLSEPIGWLATFSRHSLAIYGFHAIIVNFMRSRHLTLTAYPLLDIFWVFGVALALSLLLSMGLQKIDPRRLVS, from the coding sequence TTGAGCAATAAAATTGGCTGGATAGATAACTTGCGCGCAGTGGCGTGCATGATGGTGGTGGTGATCCACGCCACCACCTACTACGTCACCAGCGGGGTGGCGGTGGGCGAACATAACTGGGACATTGCCAACGTGCTGAACTCTCTGTCGCGCGTTTCGGTACCCTTGTTTTTCATGATTTCCGGCTACCTGTTTTTCGGCGAGAAAAGCGCCGGCAAAAAGCATTTCATCCGCATTGGCTGCTGTATCGCGTTTTACAGCGCGGTGGCGCTGATTTATATCGCGGCGTTTACCAAAATCGGTTTCTGGCCGTCGCTGCGCGGCATATTGTTAAAGCCGGTGTTCTATCATCTGTGGTTCTTCTATGCGATTGCGGTGATTTATCTGCTGTCGCCGCTGATCAACGTCAAACCGGTATCACGCCGCTACCTTGCCGGCGTGCTGGTGATCCTGGCGGTGATTGCCAATCCCAATACCGGCCCGCTGACTCTGGGTAACGCTCACCTGCTGCCGGTCAATCTGTATATCTATGGGGATACCTTTTACTACCTGCTGTACGCGTTGGCCGGCCGGGCGATTGGCATGATGGAAACTCAGGGGCGAGGCGTCAGTTGGCTGGCGGCACTGGGGTTTGTGGCCAGCGTGGCGCTGATCATTCAGGGCACCAAAAGCCAGATGTTCATCAACGGCAACTTTGCCGATACCTACTACATCTACTGTGGGCCGCTGGTGTTTATCGCTGCGGTAGCCCTGGTGGTGTGGTTCAAAAATTGTCTGTCCGAGCCGATAGGTTGGTTGGCGACTTTTTCCCGACATTCGCTGGCGATCTACGGTTTTCACGCCATTATCGTCAATTTTATGCGCAGCCGTCACCTGACGCTGACCGCCTATCCGCTACTGGATATCTTTTGGGTATTTGGCGTGGCGCTGGCGCTCAGCCTGCTGTTGTCGATGGGGCTGCAGAAAATAGACCCTCGGCGACTGGTGTCATAA
- the darT gene encoding DUF4433 domain-containing protein encodes MANYKSLNPQKALIWRIVHKDNLPWILANGLYAGSSQKKAADWVSIGNMELIERRKQRKVPVAPGGTLNDYIPFYFTPFSPMLYNIHTGRGGVARQANEDIVILVSSLHRLQQQELIYVFTDRHAYTPMAGYYSHLAQLDKIDWELLQQRNFHREPDKPEQIERYQAEALVHQHLPVAALLGIVCYSSTLQEKLQKEFGHLLNIQCLPGWYFNSGGSQ; translated from the coding sequence ATGGCGAACTATAAGAGCCTGAACCCCCAAAAAGCGCTGATTTGGCGTATCGTCCATAAGGATAATCTTCCTTGGATTCTGGCTAATGGTTTGTATGCGGGTAGTAGCCAGAAAAAAGCGGCTGACTGGGTGAGTATCGGCAACATGGAACTCATTGAACGTCGTAAACAACGTAAGGTGCCTGTAGCACCTGGTGGGACACTCAACGACTATATCCCTTTCTATTTCACTCCTTTTTCGCCGATGCTGTACAATATTCATACTGGTCGGGGGGGCGTAGCCCGGCAGGCTAACGAGGATATTGTCATCTTGGTTTCAAGCCTGCATCGGTTACAGCAGCAAGAGTTGATTTATGTGTTTACCGATCGTCATGCATATACCCCTATGGCAGGTTATTATAGCCATCTTGCGCAGTTAGATAAAATTGATTGGGAACTGTTGCAGCAACGTAATTTCCACCGGGAACCCGATAAACCTGAACAAATCGAACGTTACCAAGCCGAAGCCTTGGTTCATCAGCATTTGCCTGTCGCTGCACTGTTGGGCATTGTTTGTTATAGCTCGACGTTACAAGAAAAATTGCAAAAAGAATTTGGTCATTTACTGAACATACAGTGTTTGCCTGGTTGGTATTTTAATAGTGGGGGGAGCCAATGA
- a CDS encoding DarT ssDNA thymidine ADP-ribosyltransferase family protein → MGNIEHGQLLYHLTSLSNLPSILRLGLLTRAELKPELFEDVADGDILEKRKKLGLDYRVPFHFFANNPFDGRVQFEHRDKQFIIISVRRDIAARDNWHIVPRHPLSHEEIQLFDYLKGIELIDWESMERRDYHDSKSKCVCMAECLAPGKVEPTFFYAIWCKDESTKQQVDALLTQTKYTPRVTVNQWMFLKQHGEL, encoded by the coding sequence ATGGGAAATATTGAGCATGGACAACTGCTATATCATTTAACCAGTTTGAGCAATTTACCTTCTATTTTGCGATTAGGTTTATTAACTCGTGCTGAACTAAAACCTGAATTATTTGAAGATGTTGCAGACGGAGATATTTTAGAAAAACGAAAAAAATTGGGTTTGGACTACCGAGTTCCATTCCACTTTTTTGCCAATAATCCTTTTGACGGAAGGGTTCAATTCGAACATCGAGATAAACAGTTTATTATCATTAGTGTCCGTCGCGATATTGCAGCACGCGATAATTGGCACATCGTTCCTCGTCACCCTCTTTCTCATGAAGAAATACAATTATTTGATTATCTAAAAGGTATTGAACTTATTGACTGGGAAAGTATGGAGCGGCGTGATTATCATGATAGCAAATCAAAATGTGTTTGCATGGCGGAGTGTTTAGCTCCGGGAAAGGTTGAACCTACGTTTTTTTACGCTATTTGGTGTAAAGATGAGAGTACGAAGCAGCAAGTAGATGCGTTGCTTACACAGACGAAATATACTCCCCGAGTGACCGTTAACCAATGGATGTTTCTAAAGCAGCATGGCGAACTATAA